The genomic window TCCGGCGCACGCCCGTGTCGGCCTGGCTCCTGCTCCTGGCCTTCCTGGCCATCACCGGCACCCCGCCCTTCGCGCCCTTCGTGAGCGAGTTCAACCTGGCCCTGCTGGCCCTGGGACCGGGCCGGACCTGGCCGGGGCTCCTCTTCCTGATCCTTCTGGCCGGAGTCTTCCTCGCCATGAGCGACACGCTGGTGAAGGTGGTGTTCGGGGCGCCCAGCCGCGAGCGGGCCCGCACCCCCTACCGGGACACCTTCGGCACCACGGCCCCCCTCATCGCCGCCCTCGCCCTGGCCCTGGTCATGGGCCTCTGGCTGCCGAGCCCCCTGGCTTCGATGCTCCGGAGCTCCGCGGCCCTGCTGGAGGCGCGCCCATGACCCTGCAGCCCTTCCGCAACGGGCAGAGGCTGCCCCTGAAGGAGATCCGGGACCTCCGGTGGCCGGACTTCCGGGAGGCCGTGGTCCAGGGGCTCACCGGCGGCGCGCGCCTGGCCTGCCTCTGCGCGGACGGCGACCTCAACCTCTACGCCGTCCTGGCCGAGGACGGCCACGGCCGGCTCCTGGCGGGGCGCACGCACCTGGACGGCCCGCGGTATCCGGCCTTCACGCCGAGGTTCCCCCAGGCCCACCTCTTCGAGCGGGAGCTGGCCGAGCACGGCGGCATCGTCCCGGAAGGCCATCCCTGGCTCCAGCCCGTGCGCGAGCCCCGGCGCCACGCGTACTACCACACCAGCGGGGAGGAGGTGCACGAGGTCTCGGTGGGCCCCGTCCACGCCGGCGTGATCGAGCCGGGCCACTTCCGCTTCCAGTGCCACGGCGAGAAGGTGCTCCACCTGGAGATCGTCCTGGGCTACCAGCACCGCGGCGTCGAGCGCGCCCTGCTCGGGGGCCCGCACCCCCTCAGCCTGAAGCACGCGGAGACCGCCGCCGGGGATTCCTCCATCGCCCACGGGTGGGCGCACTGCCGGATCCTGGAGGCCCTTTCGGGCGCCCAGGTGCCGCCCCGCTCGGACCTGGTGCGCGGCGTGGCCCTGGAACTGGAGCGGGCTGCGAACCACACCGGAGACCTGGGCGCCCTGGCCGGGGACGTCGGGTTCCAGCCCACCTCCGCCCTCTGCGGGCTGGTGCGGGGCGACTGGCTGAACCTTACCGCGGCCGTGTGCGGCAGCCGCCTGGGCCGGGACTGGCTGCGGCCCGGGGGCCTGCGCATGGACCTGGAGCCCGGCCGCGCCCGGGCCCTGGCCCCGCGCCTGGCCGGGGTGTGGGCCGAGACGCGGCAGGCCGTCCAGCTCCTGTGGGACGCCGCCTCGGCCATGAACCGCTTCGAGGCCGCCGGAGCGCTGGATCCCATCGCGGCCCGGGAGATCGGCCTCGTGGGGGTCCCCGCCCGGGCCTGCGGCCTGGACCTGGACGTGCGCCGGGACCACCCCTTCGGGCCCTACGGGCTCCGCCCCGTCGTCCCCGCCCTGGCGCAGAGCGGCAACGTCTTCTCCCGCGCCTGGGTGCGGTGGCTGGAACTGGCTGAAAGCCACCGCTTCATCGACGAGGGCCTGGCGGCCCTCGCGGAGCTCCCCTGCGATCCGGCCCCGGCCCCCCCGCCGGCCCTGGAGCCCGAGAGCTTCTGCGTGTCCCTGGTGGAGGGCTGGCGCGGCGAGGTGCTCCACCTGGCCATCACCGACGCCCGGGGCCGGTTCCGCCTCTACAAGCTCGTCGACCCCTCCTTCCACAACTGGATGGGCCTGGCCCTGGCCATGCGGGAGGGCCAGATCTCGGACTTCCCGCTGTGCAACAAGAGCTTCAACCTCTCCTATTGCGGGCATGATCTCTGAAACGGACATTGACCCCCAGGAGGCAGACCATGCTGCTCGCAGGACGCACCATCCTCGTCACCGGCGGAAGCCGGGGCATCGGCGCCGCCACCGCGCGCCGTCTCGCCGGCCACGGCGCCGCCGTCGCGGTGAACTACGCTTCCAACGAGGCAGCGGCCCGCGGCGTCGTTGAAGCCATCACGGCCGCGGGCGGCCGGGCCGTCGCCATCCAGGCCGACGCCCGGGACCCCGTCCAGGTCGAGGCCCTTTTCAGGCAGGCCGAGGCCGCCCTGGGCCCCATCGACACCCTGGTGCTCAACGCCAACATGAGCTTCCCCGTGGCCCTCTTCACCGCGATGCCCTGGGAGGGGTTCCAGCAGAAGCTCCTGGGCGAGCTGGCCTCGGCCTTCCACGCGTGCAAGGCGGCGGTGCCCGGCATGATCCAGCGGCGGAAGGGCTGCATCATCGCCGTGAGCAGCGGCCTCTCCCGGCAGCCCGGGGAGGGCTTCTCGGCCCACACCACCGCCAAGTCGGGCCTGGACGCCCTGATGAAGTCCCTCGCCCTGGAGCTCGGCCCCCACGGCATCCGGGTGAACGTCGTGGCCCCCGGCCTCACGGAGACCGACGCCACCGCCCACTTCCCCGAGGCGGCCAAGACCGCCGCGGGAAGCCGGCTGCCCCTGAGGCGCATCGGCCAGCCCGATGACGTGGCGGGGATCATTGCGCTGGTGGCCTCGGACGAGGCCGGGTACCTCACCGGCCAGTACCTGTCCGCCGGGGGCGGCGGGATGATGCTCTAGTTCAGGTCGCCGCGGCGGCATCCTTGCGCCCGGCCAGCAGGGCCTTGGTCTCGTAGGCCTTCTCCTCCGTCAGCGGATAGCTCGCCAGCAGGAAGATCCCCGCCAGGCAAAGCGCCGTCGGCAGTCCGATCTCCCAGAACCGGATCCAGAACATCGTGCTCGCCGTCTGGGTCCCGACGCCCTCCAGGAAGCCCGTCCACCGGAGCAGGTAGCCGCCGGTGACGGAGGCGATGGAGACGCCCACCTTCCACCACCAGTTGTAGACGGCGAAGTAGACGCCCTCCTGGCGGGTCCCCACCCGCGCCTCCTCCTCGTCGCAGATGTCCGAGATCATGGAGTTCACCAGCGAGAAGCAGAACACCATCCCCAGCGACAGGCAGATCGTCGGCAGGAAGGTGAGCCGCGGCCACGCGCGGTTGTAGCACACGAGCTTGAGCAGGTTGCCGCCGGCGATGACGGAGAAGCTGAGGATCACGGTGCCCTTCTTGCCCAGGTGCTTCGAGAGCCAGAGCATCGGGAACACGCCGGCGATGCCCACGGCGGCCCACAGGGTTCCGTTCTGGGCCATGAGGCTGGAGGCGGCGTCCTTGTCGCCTCCGAAGAGGTAGAAGATCGTCGTGAAGTTGCTGAAGCCCATCACCACCTGGAAGCCCACGATGAGCAGGGTGAAGGCGGCCACCAGCTTCAGGAAGGCGCGGTTCCGGTAGGTGGCGCGGAAGCCCTTGAGGATGGGGATCCGCTCCTGCTTGCGGGCCTGGGTCAGCTTGCCCTCCTTGCACACCAGGGCGCACACCAGCGCGGAACCCGTCAGGAAGAAGCTCATGCCCAGGCACACCCACTTGATCCCGGCGACGGTGTCGCCGTGGAACACCGGCCTGTTGGCCAGGTAGTACACCCAGGGAAGGAAGAAGGCGCCCACGTTGCCGATGAAGCTGGCGTAGGCGAAGATGCTGGTCTTCTCGTGGTAGTCCTCGGTCATCTCCAGGCCCAGCGCGCCGTGGGGGATGGAGTAGATGGGGACGACGGTGTAGAAGAACAGGGAGGTGGCGATGAAGTAGCCGAACATCGCCGGCCGGCTCCAGTCCCTGGGCACCGTCCACAGGAGCGTGAAGGCCACGCCCAGGAGGATCCCGCCCACCACGAGGAAGGGGATCCGGCGCCCGAAGCGCGAGCGGCTGTTGTCCGAGAGGTTGCCCAGGAAGGGGTCCACGAGCGCGTCCCAGAGGCGGGGGATGGCCTGGGCGTACCCGATCCAGATGGCGCTGATGCCCAGTCCCACGACGTAGACGAGGCTCGTGAGCTGGACGACGGAATTCACCGCCACGATCGTGACGATCGCCCCCAGCCCGTAGGCGATCTTCTGCCGGACGGGAACCCGGTCGGCGGCGAGGGTCGTGTGGTGGGGGCGGCTGGCCATGGGGGTTCCTGACGGGAGTGGGAAATTTTGAAGGGAAAAAGCGAGAATCCGATTCAGTGTTCAAACATGCATGCCTGTTTTTGCCTTGCCGTATCCATGTGGCGCAAGCCTGTTTCAACGCCAAGCGGCCCGTTACATATTCGTTACTTTCTTCTTGCAGGTTTCAAGGTCAGGGGTATATTACTACTTGTCCCCATCTTGTAAACGTTTTCATTTCCTCTCACCCGGAGAACCGAGCCATGACGGAGCGCCCCCAGGAAGGTGCCGCCAGCCACGACGACCGGGCCGAGGTGACCATCCACGACGTGGCCCGCATGGCGAACGTCTCCATCGCCACCGTGTCCCGGGTGCTCAACGGCAGCAACCCGGTCAAGGGCGCCACGAGCACCCGCGTCCAGGAGGCCATCGAGAGCCTCGGCTACATCCCCCACAGCGGCGCCCGGGGCCTGATCAAGAAGGAGACCCGCACCATCGGGGCCCTCCTGCCCGACATGTTCGGCGAGTTCTTCTCGGAGGTGATCCGGGGCCTCGACCAGGTGGCGCGGAACCGGCACTACAGCCTGCTGGTGACCTGCACCCACGGGGACATGGAGTCCGCCGAGGCGATGCTCAGGACCATGCACGGGAAGGTGGACGGGCTGGTGATCCTGTCCTCCGAGCTGGAGGTCCACGAGGGCATGGCCCGGCTTCTCCGGCGCACCCCGGCGGTCTTCCTCAGCCAGGTGGCGGGGGGCCTGGAGGAGCGCTTCGATTCCATCAGCGTCGACAACCACGGCGGCGCCCTGTCCATGGTGCGCTACCTCATCGGCCTGGGCCACGCGCGCATCGCCTTCATCCGCGGGCCCGAGAACAACACCGACGCCCAGCAGCGCCTCCAGGGCTACCGGGAGGCCATGGCGGCCCTTCCCGGAACGCGGGAATGCACCCTGGAGGCCCAGGGCGACTTCGGGGAGGCCTCGGGCTACCGCGCCGCGTGCCGCCTCCTGAAGGCCCCGGTCCGCCCCACCGCCATCTTCGCGGCCAACGACGACATGGCCATCGGGGCGCTGGCCGCCCTGAAGGACCAGGGCCTCCGGGTCCCCGAGGACATCTCCCTGGCGGGCTTCGACGACGTGCCCATCGTGCGGTACCTGACCCCCGCCCTCACCTCCATCCGCGCGCCCATCTCCGACCTGGGCGCCAGGGCCGCCGAGAGGCTGCTGACGGTCATCGAGTCCGGCGGCGCCGTCCAGCCCCGGCAGCAGACCCTCGAAGTGCTCCTGGTCCCCCGCGGCTCCACCTGCCCGCCCCTTTCCGGAAGCGGGGGTCAATGACCCCCCCCTCCACCCCAGCATTACCATAAGTTAAATTTTTACAACAAAAGGAGAGAAACATGAGCCGAACCCTCCGAGCCAGGGTTAGCGCAGCCCATATCCCCGCCTTCGCGGCGGCCCTCATCGCCATGGGCGCCGCCCCATGCCTCATGGCCCAGACCACCACGGCCATCCTCCGGGGCCACGTCCGGCTCGCCGGGAACGCCGTGGGCGGCGCCAGGGTCACGGCCGTGAACAAGGCCAAGGGCTTCACCACCATCGCGGTGGCCAAGGCCGACGGCACGTACCACCTCACGCTGGAGCCGGCGACCTACACCCTCACCGCCACCGCCCCGGGCTCCGGCACCGCCGTCAAGTCCGTGCGCGTGCAGGTGGGCCAGGCCCTCGACCTGGACTTCGCCCTGGCGCCCCAGGCCGCCGCGGTCGTGGAGGTCACGGGCTCCCTCGTCGAGCTCCGCTCCGCCGAAGTGGCCACCAACATCACCCTCGAGCAGCTCGAGGACCTGCCCCAGGGCAACCGCAACTTCCTGAACTACGCCGCCCTGGCCCCCGGCATCAAGCTCTCCAACGACGAGATGAACCAGTCCTTCTCCTCCGGAGGCCAGACCAACCAGCGCGTCAACATCTTCATCGACGGCGCCAGCTACAAGAGCGACCTCCTCTCCGGCGGCACCGTCGGCCAGGACAGCAGCCGCGGCAACCCCTTCCCCCTGGGCGCCGTGCAGGAATTCCGCGTGATGACCGAGAACTACAAGGCCGAATACCAGAAGGCCTCGGGCGCCGTCATCAGCGCCGTCACCAAGTCCGGCACCAACGACTTCCACGGCGACCTCTTCGTCTACTACCAGAACAAGTCCCTGGTCTCGAACAACTACTTCGCCGAGAAGCGCGGCCAGCCCAAGCCCGAATACTCCCGCACCCAGGAGGGCTTCAGCGCAGGCGGCCCGATCATCAAGGACAAGATGCACTACTTCGTGTCCTATGAAGGCAACCAGCAGAACCGCGACAACCAGGTCTTCCTGGGCGGCGGCAAAATCAGCGGCGCCTCGCCCGCCCTGGTGAGCCAGCTGAAGAGCTACGCCGGCAACTACGGCTCCCCCTTCCGGTCCAACCTCCTGTTCGCCAAGGTGGACTACCAGATCGACACCGCCCACGTGCTGGAGTACTCCCTCAACCTGCGCTCCGAGCACGAGAAGCGCGACTTCGGCGGCCAGACCACGTTCGAGAACGGTTCGGACATGTCCAACAAGGTCTTCACCACGAGCCTGAAGGACAAGTTCACCACGGCCAACTGGGTCAACGAGTTCATGGTCACCTACCAGAAATCGGAGTGGAATCCCAAGGCCATCAACCCCGATCTCGTCGCCAAGAACTACTTCGGCATCCTGGTCACCGGCGGCCACACCGACCAGCAGGACTTCGTCCAGAAGCGCATCTCCCTGCGCGACGACTTCTCCTACGTCGCCGTGGCGAACCACAGCTTCAAGTTCGGCGGCAACATCGACTTCATGGACTACGGGATCAAGAAGTACCAGGTGGGCAACCCCGTGTTCAACTTCGACCCCAACATCGACCCCACCCTCACCATCCCCTTCCAGGCCCAGTACGGCACGGGCAACCCCGACATGAGCGCCACCAACAAGCAGATCGGCTGGTACGCCCAGGACGACTGGAACGTCACCCCCCGCCTCCTGGTGAACCTCGGCCTGCGCTGGGACTTCGAGGCCGACATGTTCAACAAGGACTATGTCACCCCGCAGGCCGTGGTGACGGCGCTCGGCTCCACGTACGACTCCAAGTACTTCTCCAACGGCAGCCAGCGCAAGCCCTTCTACGGCGCCTTCCAGCCCCGCATCGGCTTCTCCTACGACGTCAAGGGCGACGGCACGGCGGTGGTGTTCGGCGGCGTGGGCCGCTACTACGACCGCGAGTCCTTCAACAACGTGCTCGACGAGCGCTTCCGCCTGCAGTACGGCGTGCGCACCTTCACCTTCTCCGCCGACGGTTCCCCCGTGAACGGCACCCCCGCCATCAAGTGGGACCCCAAGTACATGTCCAAGGACGGCCTGAACGGCCTCATCGCCCAGGGCGTGGCCCCCAACCCCGAGGTCTTCCTCCTCGACAACAACGCCAAGCCCGCCCACTCCGACCAGGTCAGCCTGGGCTTCCGGACGAAGGTCGGCAGCGTCAACGCCTCGGTCACCTTCACGGACGTGCGCAGCTTCGACGCGATCACCTGGAAGTGGGGCAACCGCGACGCCCAGCTGAACTACATCCCCGTCCCCGGCTACTCCAACGTCCTGCTCAGCGACACCAAGAAGACCTGGTACGACGCGATGTACGTGGTCGTGGAGAAGCCCTTCACCGAGGCCTCGGGCTGGGGCGCCGGCGTCCACTACACGCTCTCGAGCGCCAAGCAGACCGGCAACGACCTGTTCAGCCTCGATTTCGTCAACGCGGACGCCTACGGCAAGCACCCCACCGCCGACGACGAGCGCAACCGCCTGGTCATGGACGGCATCGTGAGCCTGCCCTTCGGCTTCCGCCTCAGCGGCCTGATCACCCTCAGCTCCGGCCTGCCCTACACCCTGTGGGACGTGACCAACGGCTGGGGCTACAACCAGCGCCACTTCCACTACAACGCCGGCCGCCCCCAGAAGTTCAGCTTCATCATCCCCGACGCCTGGGGCTACCGCTCCGTCGACCTGAAGCTCCAGAAGGACTTCCGGATCGGCAAGACCAAGCTGGGCGTGAACGTGGAGGCGCTCAACGTCTTCAACTATCACAACTTCATTTATGGCTGGGATTCGGGGTACATTGACGGATCCGCCGGCGCGGCCGCGAAGTTCGGCCAGCCCGTGGACGCCATGACCGGCCGCCGCATCCAGTTCGGCGCCACGTTCCAGTTCTGAGCAGGAAGGTCCAACCGACATGGGAACGTTTACATTTTTCACCAAGGCGTCCGTAGGCCTGGCGATGCTGCTGGCGGTGTCCACCGCCTGCGGCGCCGCCAAGCCCGCCCCTCCCGTGCCGGAGCTTTCGGACCAGGCATTCATTGAACTGCTGGAACAGCGGACGTTCCAGTTCTTCTGGGACACGGCGGATCCGGGGACGGGACTCATCCCGGACCGCCATCCCACCCCCTCCTTCGCCAGCATCTCGGCGGTGGGGTTCGGGCTCACCGCCTACGTCATCGGCGCCGAGCGCGGCTACGTCACCCGCGACCAGGCCGCGCAGCGGGTCCTCAAGACCCTGCGCTTCCTGGAGCGGGCCCCCCAGGGCCCCGATCCGGTCAACGCCTCGGGCTACCGGGGCTTCTACTACCACTTCCTCGACATGAAGACCGGGCTCCGGTTCAAGAACGTCGAGCTCTCCACCATCGACACGGCCCTGCTCATCGCCGGCGCCCTCACCTGCCAGGCCTACTTCGACCGGCCCGCCGAGGCCGAGATCCGCGCCATCGCGTCCCGCCTCAACGAGCGGGTCGAGTGGACCTGGGCCATGCCCCGCGCCAACCGCGTCAGCATGGGCTGGACGCCCGAGGAGGGCTTCAACACCTGGGACTGGCACGGCTACATGGAGGCGATGCTCCTCGAGTTCCTGGCCATGGGCTCGCCCACCCACCCCATCCCCCCCGCCGCCTGGCCCGAGTACACGAAGTCCCAGGTCTGGGGCACCTTCCAGGGCCAGGCCTCCTTCCAGTTCGGCCCGCTCTTCGGGCACCAGTTCTCCCACGTCTGGGTCGACTTCCGCGGCGTGCGCGACGCCTCCGCGGCGGCAGCGGGCATCGACTACGCCGAGGAGACCCGCCGGGCCACCCTGGCCCAACGTTCCTACGCCATGGCCAACCCCGGCAACTGGAAGGGCTACGGCCCGAACATCTGGGGCATCTCGGCCTGCGACGGACCCTCCGACGCCGTCCTCACCGTGGACGGGGTCCGTCGCACCTTTCTCACCTACGCCGCCCGGGGCGCCGCCGCGAACGGCATCCTGGACGACGGCACCATCACCCCCAACGCGGCCGCGGGCTCCCTGCCCTTCACGCCGGAGATCTCCCTGCCGGCCCTGCAGGAGATGCGCCGCCGCTTCGGGGACAGCCTCTTCTCGACGTACGGCTTCCTGGACGCCTTCAACGAGACCTTCCCCGCGGGGGCCCCGGCCCATCACGGGCGCAGCGTCCCGGGCCTGGGCTGGGTGGACACCGACTACCTGGGCATCGACCAGGGCCTGATCCTGGGCATGGTCGAGAACTACCGCTCGGGCCTGGTCTGGAGCCTTCTCAGGAAGGACCCCACGCTCCAGCGGGGCATGCGCCTGGCCGGGTTCAAGGGCGGCTGGCTCGACGTTTCCGCGGCGAAGAAGCCATGACCGGACGCCTCCGCGGGCTCCTCCTGGCCCTGGCGGCCGGGGCGGCCCTGGCCGCGCCTCCCCGGGTCCTGGACCGGTTCGAGACCGTCCAGGCCTGGAAGGCGGTCCCCTCCGACGGCGTGCTGCTGGCCCTTGGCGGCGCCGGCAGCCTGCGCATGGACTTCGACTTCCAGGGCCGGGGCGGCTACGCGGCCGCGCGCCGGAACCTGCCCCTCACCCTGCCCCCCAACTACGAGATCACCTTCGAGGTGCGCGGGGACTGCCCGCCCGAGAACCTGGAGTTCAAGCTGGTGGATCCCTCCGGAGAGAACGTCTGGTGGGTGCGCAGGCCCGCCTTCGCCTTCCCGAAGGCGTGGACCCGCGTGACGCTGAAGAAGCGCCACGTCTCGTTCGCCTGGGGCCCCGGCGGGGCCGATCCCACCCGCATCGCCTCCATCGAGTGGTGCGTCACCGCCGGCTCCGGCGGCAAGGGCCACGCCGAGTTCCGCGACCTGGCCATCCGCGAGCTGCCGGTGGACGTCCCCTACGACCGGACCCCGGCCGACACCCGGGGGCCCGGCTGGCGCCAGCTGGACTTCGAGATCCCGCGCGAGTTCGGCGGGCTCCGCATCGACTGGGCCGACCCGGGCCCCCGGGACTTCCGGGTCCTGGGCTCACCCGAAGGCTCAACCTGGACCACGCTCGCCGAGGTGCGCGGGGCGGCGGGCGCCGCCAGCCACCTGCTCCTTCCGGAAACGGAGGCGCGGTTCCTGCGGGTCGAAGGGGGCGCGGCGCGGTCCCTGGCCGTGCAGCCCCTGGCCTTCGGCGAGTCCTGGAACGCCGCCTTCGAGGCCATCGCCCGCAAGGCCCCGCGGGGCGACTATCCCCGGGCCTACCTGGGCGAACAGCCCTACTGGACCCTGGTGGGCGTCGACGGCGGGCTGGACTCGGCCCTCATGGGCGAGGACGGTTCCCTCGAGGCCGGCGCCGGGGGGCCCTCCGTCGAACCGTTCCTGTGGAGCGGCGGGAAACTCCTGGGCTGGGCCCAGGGGGAAACCTCCCAGTCGCTGGAGCGGGGCGCCCTGCCCATCCCTACCGTCACCCGCACCCACGGCGACCTGACCCTGCGCGTCACCGCCTTCGGGACCGGAACGCCCGCGGCGCCCGTCATCCGGGCCCGCTACCGGCTGTCGGCGGGCGCCAAGCCCTGGAAGGGCACCCTCTTCCTGGCCGTGCGCCCCTTCCAGGTGAACCCGCCCCTGCAGTTCCTGGGCACGCCCGGGGGCGCAACGGAGATCCGCGCCCTGGCCTTCGGCCCGGATTCGGCCGCCGTCAACGGCAAGCGCCTGCTGGTCTCCGCCACCCGCCCCGACGGGGCCGGCGCTGCCGGGTTCCACGGCGGCTCCATCGTGGACCATCTCCACCGGGGCGTCCTGCCCCCGGCCGCGGCCGTGGAGGACCCCGCCGGGCACGCCTCCGGCGCCTTCCGGTACGACGTGGACCTGGCCCCGGGCGGAACCCGCGACATCCTGGTGGACCTGCCGCTGGGCGACGCCGCCCCCCGGCCCCCCTTCGAGGCCGACCTGCGGGAGACCATCGCCTCCTGGGACGAGAAGCTCAACCGGGTGCGCGTCGACCTCCCCGAGCCCGGGGCGGCCGACACCCTCCGCACCTGCCTGGCCCACATCCTCATCAGCCGCAAGGGCCCCGCGCTCCGGCCCGGCACCCGCTCCTACGCCCGGAGCTGGATCCGCGACGGCGCCATGATGGCCGTTGCGCTGCTGCGCCTGGGCCACGCCCGGGAGGTGCGGGAGTTCATCGAGTGGTACGCCCCCAACCTCTTCCCCAACGGGAAGGTGCCCTGCGTCGTGGACGACCGCGGCGCGGACCCCGTGCCGGAGAACGACAGCCACGGCGAATTCCTCCACCTGCTGGCCGAGTACGCGCGCTTCACCGGGGACCGGGCCTTCCTGGCCCGGGTGTGGCCCCAGGGCCGGCGCGCGGCGGACTACATGGAAAGCATCCTGGAAAAGGACGGCATGATGCCGGCCTCCATCAGCCACGAGGGCTATTCCGCCAAGCCCATGCACAGCTACTGGGACGATTTCTGGACCCTGCGCGGCTTCAAGGACGCGGCCTGGATCTGCTCAGAGCTGGGGGACCCGGCCTCGGCCCGGCACTTCGAGGCCCTGCGGGACCGGTTCCGCGCGGACCTGCTGGCCTCCCTGCGCGCGACCATGGAGCGCGGCCGCATCGCCTGGCTCCCGGGGTGCGCGGAGCTGGCTGACTTCGACGCCACCTCCACCACGGTGGCCCTCCTGCCGGGAGGGGAGCTCCCCTTCCTGCCGAGGCCCGCCCTGGAGGCCACCTTCGGGGAGTTCTGGCGGCAGTTCCAGGAGCGCCGCAAGGGCGGCGCGCCCGAGGACCGCTACACGCCCTACGAGACCCGGATCATCGGCGCCTGCGCCCACCTGGGCTGGCCGGAGCGCGCCCGGGACCTGCTCGCGGCCTACCTGGAGGACCGGCGCCCCCTGGCCTGGAACCAGTGGCCCGAGGTGGTGCAGCGCGGCCTGCGCAGCCCGGTCTACCTGGGCGACCTGCCCCACGCGTGGGTGGGCTCGGACTACATCCGCTCCCTCCTGGCCCTCCTGGTGCTGGAGCGGGAGGATGCCGGCGCGCTGGAACTGGGGGCCGGGGTCCCGGAAGCCTGGTTCCGGAGCGGATTCAGCCTGGCGGGCCTGAGGGTCCCGGGCGGCGAGCTGGGCTATTCGGCCCGGGCGGAAGGGACGCGGGTCACCTACGTCCTCTCCGGCACGGCGCCCTGCCCTCCGGGGGGCCTTGTCCTCCGGTGGCCCCTGGCCGGGGCGTTCCGCCGGGCGCGGATCGATGGGAAGGTGATGGAAGGTCTCTCCGGAACGAGCGTGACCCTGCGGCGGATTCCCGCCACGGTGGTGATGGAACAGTGAAAAGGAAGTCGAAGTAATGGATAACCGTGGGCATCTTCTTTCCAATGGCCGGTACCGCGTCCTCCTGACGGAGCTGGGCACCGGATACTCCGAGTGCGCGGGGCAGGCCCTCACGCGCTGGAGGGGCGACGGCGTCGAGGACCCGGACGGCTTCTTCATCTACCTCAAGGACCTGGATTCCA from Geothrix sp. 21YS21S-2 includes these protein-coding regions:
- a CDS encoding glucoamylase family protein yields the protein MGTFTFFTKASVGLAMLLAVSTACGAAKPAPPVPELSDQAFIELLEQRTFQFFWDTADPGTGLIPDRHPTPSFASISAVGFGLTAYVIGAERGYVTRDQAAQRVLKTLRFLERAPQGPDPVNASGYRGFYYHFLDMKTGLRFKNVELSTIDTALLIAGALTCQAYFDRPAEAEIRAIASRLNERVEWTWAMPRANRVSMGWTPEEGFNTWDWHGYMEAMLLEFLAMGSPTHPIPPAAWPEYTKSQVWGTFQGQASFQFGPLFGHQFSHVWVDFRGVRDASAAAAGIDYAEETRRATLAQRSYAMANPGNWKGYGPNIWGISACDGPSDAVLTVDGVRRTFLTYAARGAAANGILDDGTITPNAAAGSLPFTPEISLPALQEMRRRFGDSLFSTYGFLDAFNETFPAGAPAHHGRSVPGLGWVDTDYLGIDQGLILGMVENYRSGLVWSLLRKDPTLQRGMRLAGFKGGWLDVSAAKKP